Proteins encoded within one genomic window of Actinoplanes octamycinicus:
- a CDS encoding bifunctional aldolase/short-chain dehydrogenase: protein MTNPAVTALIARSNRLGADPRTTNYAGGNTSAKGAGIDPVTGEPVELLWVKGSGGDLGTLTEQGLAVLRLDRLRALPGVYPGVEREDEMVAAFDYCLHGRGGAAPSIDTAMHGLIDVPHVDHLHPDAGIAIATAADGPALTKEIFGDRVLWVDWRRPGFQLGLDIAAVQKANPQAIGVILGGHGITAWGATSDECEANSEEIINTAAAYIDEHGRDEPFGALTTKSLDKPVRRQRAAELFPIVRGLASTDRPQVGHFTDTEIVLDFVGRERLPELAALGTSCPDHFLRTKIKPLVLDTAPDAPLDEVTTRLSELHAAYRADYRAYYDRHATPDSPAIRGADPAIVLVPGVGMFSFGATKQTARVAGEFYVNAINVMRGAEAISRYAPIDEAEKFRIEYWSLEEAKLQRMPKPKPLATRVAFVTGGGSGIGRAIALRLAAEGACVVVADRDAATAEAVAREIGGTDAAISVTADVTDAAAVEAAVKEAVLAFGGVDLIVNNAGLSISKPLLETTEQDWDLQHDVMAKGSFLVAKAAARVLIAQRMGGDIVYISSKNSLFAGPDNVAYGAAKADQAHQVRLLAAELGGHGVRVNGINPDGVVRGSGIFSSGWGAQRAAVYGVPEERLGEFYAQRTLLKREVLPEHVANAVFVLTAGELSHTTGLHVPVDAGVAAAFLR, encoded by the coding sequence ATGACGAATCCCGCAGTCACCGCGCTCATCGCACGATCGAACCGCCTCGGGGCGGATCCGCGGACCACCAACTACGCCGGCGGCAACACGTCCGCCAAGGGCGCCGGGATCGACCCGGTCACCGGGGAGCCGGTCGAGCTGCTCTGGGTCAAGGGCTCCGGCGGCGACCTCGGCACGCTGACCGAGCAGGGCCTGGCCGTGCTCCGCCTGGACCGGCTGCGCGCGCTGCCCGGCGTCTACCCGGGCGTCGAGCGCGAGGACGAGATGGTCGCCGCGTTCGACTACTGCCTGCACGGCCGGGGCGGCGCCGCGCCCAGCATCGACACCGCGATGCACGGCCTGATCGACGTCCCGCACGTGGACCACCTGCACCCGGACGCCGGGATCGCGATCGCCACCGCCGCCGACGGGCCCGCGCTGACCAAGGAGATCTTCGGCGACCGGGTGCTCTGGGTCGACTGGCGCCGCCCCGGCTTCCAGCTCGGCCTGGACATCGCCGCCGTGCAGAAGGCGAACCCGCAGGCGATCGGCGTGATCCTGGGTGGGCACGGGATCACCGCGTGGGGCGCGACGAGCGACGAGTGCGAGGCCAACTCCGAGGAGATCATCAACACCGCCGCGGCGTACATCGATGAGCACGGACGCGACGAGCCCTTCGGCGCACTCACAACGAAAAGTCTTGACAAACCGGTGAGGCGACAGCGTGCCGCGGAACTCTTTCCCATCGTCCGGGGACTGGCCTCGACCGACCGCCCCCAGGTCGGCCACTTCACCGACACCGAGATCGTGCTCGACTTCGTCGGCAGGGAACGCCTCCCCGAGCTGGCGGCGCTGGGCACCAGCTGCCCGGATCACTTCTTGCGTACGAAAATCAAGCCTCTGGTCCTGGACACCGCCCCGGACGCGCCGCTCGACGAGGTGACGACCAGGCTCAGCGAGCTGCACGCGGCCTACCGTGCGGACTACCGCGCCTACTACGACCGGCACGCCACCCCGGACAGCCCGGCCATCCGCGGCGCCGACCCGGCCATCGTGCTGGTTCCCGGCGTCGGCATGTTCTCCTTCGGGGCGACCAAGCAGACCGCCCGGGTCGCCGGCGAGTTCTACGTCAACGCGATCAACGTGATGCGCGGCGCCGAGGCGATCTCCCGGTACGCGCCGATCGACGAGGCGGAGAAGTTCCGGATCGAGTACTGGTCCCTGGAGGAGGCCAAGCTGCAGCGGATGCCGAAGCCGAAACCCCTCGCGACCCGGGTCGCCTTCGTCACCGGTGGCGGCTCCGGGATCGGCCGGGCGATCGCGCTGCGGCTGGCCGCCGAGGGCGCGTGCGTCGTGGTCGCCGACCGGGACGCGGCCACCGCGGAGGCCGTCGCCCGCGAGATCGGCGGCACCGACGCGGCCATCTCCGTCACCGCCGACGTCACCGACGCCGCAGCGGTCGAGGCCGCGGTGAAAGAGGCGGTGCTGGCCTTCGGCGGCGTCGACCTGATCGTCAACAACGCCGGCCTGTCGATCTCCAAGCCGCTGCTGGAGACCACCGAGCAGGACTGGGATCTGCAGCACGACGTGATGGCCAAGGGCTCCTTCCTGGTCGCCAAGGCGGCCGCCCGGGTCCTGATCGCGCAGCGGATGGGCGGCGACATCGTCTACATCTCCAGCAAGAACTCGCTGTTCGCGGGCCCGGACAACGTCGCCTACGGCGCCGCCAAGGCCGACCAGGCGCACCAGGTCCGGCTGCTCGCGGCCGAGCTGGGCGGGCACGGCGTCCGGGTGAACGGCATCAACCCGGACGGCGTGGTCCGCGGCTCGGGGATCTTCTCGTCCGGCTGGGGCGCGCAGCGCGCCGCCGTCTACGGCGTGCCGGAGGAGCGGCTCGGCGAGTTCTACGCGCAGCGCACCCTGCTCAAGCGCGAGGTGCTGCCGGAGCACGTGGCCAACGCGGTCTTCGTGCTCACCGCCGGCGAGCTGTCGCACACCACCGGCCTGCACGTCCCCGTCGACGCCGGCGTGGCGGCGGCGTTCCTGCGATGA
- a CDS encoding Ig-like domain-containing protein, which yields MHRRRWIAAVAGAALVAVLPTPARAAVTPIAKINFQPAGSAVPSGYTADTGAAFDGTRGWVRQDSLSATHVPLDLTRNTRDRARAGVEARLNTLIHLQYGDVNGTNGVATPGAWEYAVPPGTYQVTVSAGDQPAYDSNHTVRVEGVAAISGFVPSATAEYRQATVTVPVSDGRLTVDAAGGTNTKLNYVEISRVDADPPTGLTAVPGDRQVALSWTGNAASYQVYRGGTLLATVSRAAYLDTAVSNGTAYSYRVVSDGGSSATVNATPAAFSLKVDFSDAATAPATGYVRDSGGAYTAARGYGWIDLGEGTPVDLTGNGRNRNPAAGQSDPRLATFMHAQLPAGSAGVATPGAWEAAVPNGVYAVTVAVGDAGTAVNSVHWANVEDQNAIAAFVPTATVKFATVTRTVRVADGKLTLSPAGGTNTKFAYLDIVSVPAAGATPTVRTSTPANGATGVPLTTSVVEDLVLPNGGVAAASLTASSVTLTRLSDGAAVPATTITSGGGDVINLSPTGPLAATTTYRFTVTSGVTDVTGKPFAPYSIVFTTGAGGNPGGPVAFDKTVGVATGASFTTVLKGPDGRLYAGTLDGNIHRFPINADGTLGTPTVIGTVRANASALGLPGAPARTIIGMAFDPASTPAAPILWITDNYEYVGPLNVPDWSGRIGRLTGADLGTYTSVVTGLPRSVKDHETNSLAFGPDGALYLTQGANNAMGAADSTWGNRPERLLSAAVLRLDPAKLPATLPLDAKTEEGGTYDPYAVNAPLTLHATGVRNAFDLVWHRNGHLYTPTNGSAAGGNTPATPATLPASCARRGYTGPAVPALTNVPTAETDYVFDVKPGRYYGHPNPVRCEWVLAGGNPTAGADPFQVSAYPTGVLPDPNFDLAGTYDAGLHASANGAIEYRGPAFGGALDGKLLVVRYSDGQDIETFDVAPSGALANRTVGTTGLTGFSQPLDVTEDLTTGNLYVTELGANRITLLKPRP from the coding sequence ATGCATCGTCGTCGCTGGATCGCCGCCGTCGCCGGGGCGGCCCTCGTGGCCGTCCTTCCCACGCCCGCCCGGGCCGCGGTCACCCCGATCGCGAAGATCAACTTTCAGCCGGCCGGGTCCGCGGTTCCGAGCGGCTACACCGCCGACACCGGCGCCGCCTTCGACGGGACCAGGGGCTGGGTGCGGCAGGACAGCCTGAGCGCCACGCACGTGCCGCTCGACCTGACCCGCAACACCCGCGACCGGGCCCGCGCGGGCGTCGAGGCCCGGCTCAACACGCTGATCCATCTGCAGTACGGCGACGTGAACGGCACCAACGGCGTGGCCACCCCCGGCGCGTGGGAGTACGCCGTCCCGCCCGGCACCTACCAGGTCACCGTCTCGGCCGGGGACCAGCCGGCGTACGACAGCAACCACACCGTCCGGGTCGAGGGCGTCGCTGCGATCAGCGGGTTCGTCCCGAGCGCCACCGCCGAGTACCGCCAGGCGACGGTCACCGTGCCGGTCAGCGACGGCCGGCTCACCGTTGACGCGGCCGGCGGGACCAACACCAAGCTGAACTACGTCGAGATCAGCCGGGTGGACGCCGACCCGCCCACCGGGCTGACCGCGGTCCCCGGCGACCGGCAGGTGGCGCTCAGCTGGACCGGCAACGCGGCGAGCTACCAGGTCTACCGGGGCGGCACACTGCTGGCCACGGTGAGCCGGGCGGCCTACCTGGACACGGCGGTGAGCAACGGGACGGCGTACTCGTACCGGGTGGTCTCCGACGGCGGGTCCTCGGCCACGGTGAACGCCACCCCGGCGGCGTTCTCCCTCAAGGTGGACTTCTCCGACGCGGCGACCGCGCCGGCCACCGGGTATGTCCGGGACTCCGGTGGGGCGTACACCGCGGCCCGCGGCTACGGCTGGATCGACCTGGGCGAGGGCACCCCGGTCGACCTGACCGGCAACGGGCGCAACCGCAACCCGGCCGCCGGGCAGAGCGACCCGCGGCTGGCCACCTTCATGCACGCGCAGCTCCCGGCCGGGTCGGCCGGGGTGGCCACCCCGGGCGCCTGGGAGGCGGCCGTGCCGAACGGCGTCTACGCGGTCACCGTCGCGGTCGGCGACGCGGGCACCGCGGTCAACAGCGTGCACTGGGCGAACGTCGAGGACCAGAACGCGATCGCCGCCTTCGTGCCGACCGCCACGGTCAAGTTCGCCACGGTCACCCGGACCGTGCGGGTCGCCGACGGCAAGCTGACCCTGAGCCCGGCCGGCGGGACCAACACCAAGTTCGCCTACCTCGACATCGTCAGCGTCCCCGCGGCCGGCGCCACGCCCACGGTACGGACCAGCACCCCGGCCAACGGCGCCACCGGCGTCCCGCTCACCACCAGCGTGGTCGAGGACCTGGTGCTGCCCAACGGCGGGGTGGCCGCGGCTTCACTGACCGCCTCCTCGGTGACCCTGACCCGGCTCAGCGACGGCGCCGCCGTGCCGGCCACCACGATCACCAGCGGCGGCGGCGACGTGATCAACCTGTCGCCGACCGGGCCGCTCGCCGCGACCACGACCTACCGGTTCACCGTGACCAGCGGGGTCACCGACGTGACCGGCAAGCCGTTCGCGCCGTACTCGATCGTCTTCACCACCGGCGCCGGCGGCAACCCGGGCGGGCCGGTCGCTTTCGACAAGACCGTCGGCGTGGCCACCGGCGCGTCGTTCACCACCGTGCTCAAGGGGCCGGACGGGCGGCTCTACGCCGGCACCCTGGACGGGAACATCCACCGGTTCCCGATCAACGCGGACGGCACGCTCGGCACGCCGACCGTCATCGGCACGGTTCGGGCCAACGCGTCCGCGCTAGGCCTGCCCGGCGCCCCGGCCCGAACGATCATCGGGATGGCCTTCGACCCGGCCTCCACCCCAGCCGCGCCGATCCTCTGGATCACCGACAACTACGAGTACGTCGGACCGCTCAACGTGCCCGACTGGTCCGGCCGGATCGGCCGGCTCACCGGCGCCGACCTGGGCACCTACACCTCGGTGGTGACCGGGCTGCCGCGCTCGGTCAAGGACCACGAGACCAACTCCCTGGCGTTCGGCCCGGACGGCGCGCTCTACCTGACCCAGGGCGCCAACAACGCGATGGGCGCCGCCGACTCGACCTGGGGCAACCGGCCGGAGCGCCTGCTCAGCGCGGCCGTGCTGCGCCTCGACCCGGCGAAGCTGCCGGCCACCCTGCCGCTCGACGCGAAGACCGAGGAGGGCGGGACCTACGACCCGTACGCCGTGAACGCCCCGCTGACGCTGCACGCCACCGGCGTGCGCAACGCGTTCGACCTGGTCTGGCACCGCAACGGTCACCTCTACACGCCGACCAACGGCTCGGCCGCCGGCGGCAACACCCCGGCCACCCCGGCCACGCTGCCCGCCTCGTGCGCCCGGCGCGGCTACACCGGCCCGGCCGTCCCGGCGCTGACCAACGTGCCGACCGCGGAGACCGACTACGTCTTCGACGTGAAGCCCGGCCGCTACTACGGCCACCCGAACCCGGTCCGCTGCGAGTGGGTGCTGGCCGGCGGCAACCCGACCGCCGGCGCCGACCCGTTCCAGGTGTCCGCCTACCCGACCGGCGTCCTCCCCGACCCGAACTTCGACCTGGCCGGCACCTACGACGCCGGCCTGCACGCCTCGGCCAACGGCGCGATCGAATACCGCGGCCCGGCCTTCGGCGGCGCACTCGACGGCAAACTGCTGGTCGTCCGCTACTCCGACGGCCAGGACATCGAAACCTTCGACGTGGCCCCGTCCGGCGCCCTCGCCAACCGCACCGTGGGCACCACCGGCCTGACCGGCTTCAGCCAGCCCCTCGACGTCACGGAGGACCTCACCACCGGCAATCTTTACGTCACCGAGCTGGGCGCCAACCGCATCACGCTGCTCAAGCCCCGTCCCTGA
- a CDS encoding MFS transporter, with amino-acid sequence MRKWSPLIAVCLGTFLLLVDVTIVVVALPSIADKFGADYADLQWVLDGYALALAALLLGAGSLADRYGRRRTYLAGIGIFAISSLLCAVAPNEQALIAARVLQGIGGAAMFACTAALLNVTYQGRDRGVAFGVWGAVNGAAAAAGPLAGGLLTEHLGWRWVFLVNLPVCLVAVWFTVRGVTESKAPWGGRFDLPGTVTFTVAAAAVTYGLIRAGDAGWTDGVALAAFAAGAVALVAFLVAELRSDHPMLDLSLFKRVPFATLILAAFLTQAAAFGYLPFSTVWLQQVLRNGPVDAGLQGALPMAAASLVVGAVAGRFLQRVAPRWTVGLGLLLIAAGDLLQARLDADSTGEALIPGLIVVGVGVGCVLPSLSSAILGEVPRERSGMAGGALNTFRQLGFALGVAVFGTIFADHVSDGHGQPVAFADGLNATLLVAGGTALVAAVLVLIFVRPPAPARDLRPAESGDLTRV; translated from the coding sequence ATGCGTAAATGGTCACCACTGATCGCCGTCTGCCTCGGCACCTTCCTGCTGCTGGTGGACGTCACCATCGTCGTCGTCGCGTTGCCGTCGATCGCCGACAAGTTCGGGGCGGACTACGCCGACCTGCAGTGGGTGCTCGACGGCTACGCCCTGGCCCTGGCCGCCCTGCTGCTCGGCGCCGGCTCGCTCGCCGACCGGTACGGCCGCCGCCGCACCTACCTGGCCGGCATCGGCATCTTCGCGATCTCCTCGCTGCTCTGCGCGGTCGCCCCGAACGAGCAGGCGCTGATCGCCGCCCGGGTGCTCCAGGGCATCGGCGGCGCCGCCATGTTCGCCTGCACCGCCGCCCTGCTCAACGTCACCTACCAGGGCCGGGACCGGGGCGTCGCGTTCGGCGTCTGGGGTGCGGTCAACGGTGCCGCCGCGGCGGCCGGACCGCTCGCCGGCGGGCTGCTCACCGAGCACCTCGGCTGGCGCTGGGTGTTCCTGGTCAACCTGCCGGTCTGCCTGGTCGCGGTCTGGTTCACGGTGCGCGGCGTGACCGAGTCGAAGGCGCCCTGGGGCGGCCGGTTCGACCTGCCCGGGACGGTCACCTTCACGGTGGCGGCGGCCGCCGTCACGTACGGCCTGATCCGCGCCGGCGACGCCGGCTGGACCGACGGCGTGGCGCTGGCCGCGTTCGCCGCCGGCGCGGTCGCCCTGGTCGCGTTCCTCGTCGCCGAACTGCGTTCCGACCACCCGATGCTCGACCTGTCGCTGTTCAAGCGGGTGCCGTTCGCCACGCTGATCCTGGCCGCGTTCCTCACCCAGGCCGCCGCGTTCGGCTACCTGCCGTTCAGCACCGTCTGGCTGCAGCAGGTGCTGCGCAACGGGCCGGTCGACGCCGGCCTGCAGGGCGCCCTGCCGATGGCGGCCGCCTCGCTGGTGGTGGGCGCGGTCGCCGGGCGGTTCCTGCAGCGGGTCGCGCCGCGCTGGACGGTCGGTCTGGGCCTGCTGCTGATCGCCGCCGGTGACCTGCTGCAGGCCCGGCTGGACGCGGACAGCACCGGCGAGGCGCTGATCCCCGGCCTGATCGTGGTCGGCGTCGGGGTCGGCTGCGTGCTGCCGTCGCTCTCCTCGGCGATCCTCGGCGAGGTGCCGCGCGAGCGCAGCGGGATGGCCGGCGGGGCGCTGAACACGTTCCGGCAGCTCGGGTTCGCGCTCGGGGTGGCGGTGTTCGGCACGATCTTCGCGGACCACGTCAGCGACGGGCACGGGCAGCCGGTCGCGTTCGCTGACGGTCTCAACGCGACCCTGCTGGTCGCGGGCGGAACCGCGCTGGTCGCGGCGGTCCTGGTGCTGATCTTCGTCCGGCCTCCGGCCCCGGCACGGGACCTTCGGCCCGCCGAGTCGGGTGATCTGACCCGGGTGTGA
- a CDS encoding Lrp/AsnC family transcriptional regulator produces MEIDALDRQVTHALRINGRAGYREIGAVLGVSDQTVARRYRRLREEAGLRVVGLPNHIELGYESWALRLRAAPDAAMQIARVLARRPDTGWVSITSGGTEIAASVRIPASIDRESLLLQKLPRTPRVVAVSAHCVIHNYVGGAVGPDLRDDALTAEQIVALTPVRSPDSPARLTPGDAPLIEALSWDGRLSYTELSAGTGWPESTVRRRVQELFGSGSLYTDVEIEPELYGFRAAVMLWLSVAPSRVASVGAALAEHEEIVFAAATTGPTNVQATAICEDMPAFYRYLTEKLGSLDGVERIESAPVLKHVKQLGSVR; encoded by the coding sequence GTGGAAATCGACGCGCTGGACCGCCAGGTGACGCACGCGCTGCGGATCAACGGCCGGGCTGGCTACCGGGAGATCGGCGCGGTCCTCGGCGTGTCCGACCAGACCGTCGCCCGGCGCTACCGCCGGCTGCGCGAGGAGGCCGGCCTGCGCGTGGTCGGCCTGCCGAACCACATCGAGCTGGGCTACGAGTCGTGGGCGCTCCGGCTGCGCGCCGCACCGGACGCGGCCATGCAGATCGCCCGCGTCCTGGCCCGCCGGCCGGACACCGGCTGGGTCAGCATCACCTCCGGTGGCACCGAGATCGCCGCCAGCGTGCGGATCCCGGCCTCGATCGACCGGGAGTCGCTGCTGCTGCAGAAACTGCCGCGAACCCCGCGCGTGGTCGCGGTCAGCGCGCACTGCGTGATTCACAACTATGTCGGCGGCGCGGTCGGCCCGGACCTGCGCGACGACGCGCTCACCGCGGAGCAGATCGTGGCGCTCACCCCGGTCCGCTCACCGGACTCGCCGGCCCGGCTGACCCCGGGCGACGCGCCGCTGATCGAGGCGCTGTCCTGGGACGGCCGGCTCAGCTACACCGAGCTGTCGGCCGGCACCGGCTGGCCGGAGTCCACGGTCCGGCGGCGGGTCCAGGAGCTGTTCGGCTCGGGCTCGCTCTACACCGACGTGGAGATCGAGCCGGAGCTCTACGGGTTCCGCGCCGCGGTGATGCTCTGGCTGTCGGTGGCGCCGTCCCGGGTCGCCTCGGTCGGCGCCGCCCTGGCCGAGCACGAGGAGATCGTCTTCGCGGCGGCCACCACCGGGCCGACGAACGTGCAGGCGACGGCGATCTGCGAGGACATGCCGGCCTTCTACCGCTATCTGACGGAGAAGCTGGGCTCGCTCGACGGGGTGGAGCGGATCGAGTCGGCGCCGGTGCTCAAGCACGTCAAGCAACTCGGGTCGGTGCGCTGA
- a CDS encoding DoxX family membrane protein, whose protein sequence is MTTIAAHRLEQVEAPGSMLTKSAAKALAVLRVATGFVFLWAFLDKTFGFGYATPSAKAWINGGSPTKGFLSNVEAGPLQGFFHDIAGTTLADWGFMIGLLGIGLAMILGIGLRVAAVSGAVMMALMWLAEWPVASGSSNPIVDYHVVYALVGIVLALTYAGHTWGLGRLWARLPLVQKNRWLI, encoded by the coding sequence ATGACCACCATCGCCGCGCACCGCCTCGAGCAGGTTGAGGCGCCTGGTTCGATGCTCACCAAGTCCGCTGCCAAGGCACTGGCCGTCCTGCGGGTCGCCACCGGGTTCGTCTTCCTCTGGGCGTTCCTGGACAAGACCTTCGGTTTCGGTTACGCCACCCCGTCCGCCAAGGCCTGGATCAACGGCGGCTCGCCGACCAAGGGCTTCCTGTCGAACGTCGAAGCCGGCCCGCTCCAGGGCTTCTTCCACGACATCGCCGGAACCACCCTCGCCGACTGGGGCTTCATGATCGGCCTGCTCGGCATCGGCCTCGCCATGATCCTCGGCATCGGCCTGCGCGTCGCCGCGGTCTCCGGCGCCGTCATGATGGCCCTGATGTGGCTCGCCGAGTGGCCCGTCGCGAGCGGCTCCAGCAACCCGATCGTCGACTACCACGTGGTCTACGCGCTGGTCGGGATCGTGCTGGCACTCACCTACGCCGGACACACCTGGGGCCTGGGCCGCTTGTGGGCGCGCCTGCCGCTGGTCCAGAAGAACCGCTGGCTGATCTGA
- a CDS encoding poly(ethylene terephthalate) hydrolase family protein yields MSLRSVLAATVLAAVVTTIPAAPAQAANPYERGPAPTTASIEATTGPFATASTTVARTSGFGGGAIYYPTTTSAGTFGAVAIAPGYTNSRSAVAWLGPRIASQGFVVIVIDTLSVYDFPDSRGTQLLAALDYLTGSSSVRTRIDASRLGVMGYSMGGGGSLSASRTRPSLQAAVPLTPWHTTKSWSTDRVPTLIIGAENDSTAPVASHAEPFYTSLPSTLDKAYLELNNATHSAPTSANVTIAKYSISWLKRFIDNDTRYEQFLCPAPSGSAIQEYRDTCPHS; encoded by the coding sequence ATGTCTCTTCGATCCGTCCTGGCCGCCACCGTTCTCGCGGCCGTCGTCACGACGATCCCGGCGGCACCCGCGCAGGCCGCCAACCCCTACGAGCGGGGCCCCGCTCCGACCACCGCGAGCATCGAGGCCACCACCGGCCCGTTCGCCACCGCCTCCACCACGGTCGCCCGGACCAGCGGCTTCGGCGGCGGCGCGATCTACTACCCGACCACCACCAGCGCCGGGACGTTCGGCGCGGTCGCCATCGCCCCCGGTTACACCAACTCCCGCTCGGCGGTCGCCTGGCTGGGGCCGCGGATCGCCTCGCAGGGCTTCGTGGTGATCGTCATCGACACGCTCAGCGTCTACGACTTCCCGGACAGCCGGGGCACCCAGCTGCTGGCCGCGCTCGACTACCTGACCGGCAGCAGCTCGGTGCGCACCCGGATCGACGCGTCCCGGCTGGGCGTGATGGGTTACTCGATGGGCGGCGGCGGCAGCCTGTCCGCCTCACGGACCCGGCCGTCGCTGCAGGCCGCGGTCCCGCTCACCCCGTGGCACACCACCAAGAGCTGGTCCACCGACCGGGTCCCGACGCTGATCATCGGCGCCGAGAACGACAGCACGGCGCCGGTGGCGTCGCACGCCGAGCCGTTCTACACCAGCCTGCCGAGCACCCTGGACAAGGCGTACCTGGAGCTGAACAACGCCACCCACTCCGCACCGACCTCGGCGAACGTCACCATCGCGAAGTACAGCATCTCCTGGCTGAAGCGCTTCATCGACAACGACACCCGCTACGAGCAGTTCCTCTGCCCGGCGCCGTCCGGCTCCGCCATCCAGGAATACCGCGACACCTGCCCGCACTCCTGA
- a CDS encoding LacI family DNA-binding transcriptional regulator: MSQQPRNGRAPSVKDVAAAAGVSLGTVSNVLNRPAVVSTATRERVERAMAELGFVRNESARQLRAGTSRALAYVMLDGGNPFFQDVAEGIEHAADAADLSLFVCNSGGRAERESKHLDRLVQQRVQGILITPVDPDAPHLADIARRGIPFVMVDRLSSTGGHCSVAVDDILGGRIAVEHLIDRGHERVAFVGGPASIGQVRERYQGAREVWAEFGRPADDLIHLPTEALTVSEGRSAGERLAGLPTRRRPTAAFCANDLLALGLLQHAVSAGLRVPDDLAIVGFDDIDFAAAAAVPLTSVRQPRQELGRTAARLVLDEATNPDHEHEQATFVPALVARASTGAPRR, encoded by the coding sequence GTGTCTCAGCAGCCGCGCAACGGGCGCGCGCCGTCGGTCAAGGACGTCGCGGCGGCCGCCGGCGTCTCCCTCGGCACGGTGTCGAATGTGCTGAACCGCCCGGCCGTGGTCAGCACCGCCACCCGGGAGCGGGTCGAGCGGGCGATGGCCGAGCTCGGCTTCGTCCGCAACGAGTCGGCTCGCCAGTTGCGCGCCGGCACCAGCCGCGCGCTGGCCTACGTGATGCTCGACGGCGGCAACCCGTTCTTCCAGGACGTCGCCGAGGGCATCGAGCACGCGGCCGACGCCGCCGACCTGTCGCTCTTCGTCTGCAACAGCGGCGGCCGGGCCGAGCGCGAGTCCAAACACCTCGACCGGCTGGTCCAGCAGCGGGTCCAGGGCATCCTGATCACCCCGGTCGACCCGGACGCCCCGCACCTGGCGGACATCGCCCGGCGCGGCATCCCGTTCGTCATGGTGGACCGGCTGAGCAGCACCGGCGGGCACTGCTCGGTCGCCGTCGACGACATCCTGGGCGGCCGGATCGCCGTCGAGCACCTGATCGACCGCGGCCACGAGCGGGTGGCGTTCGTCGGCGGGCCGGCCAGCATCGGCCAGGTCCGCGAGCGCTATCAGGGCGCCCGGGAGGTGTGGGCGGAGTTCGGCCGGCCGGCCGACGACCTGATCCACCTGCCCACCGAGGCGCTCACCGTGAGCGAGGGGCGATCCGCCGGGGAACGGCTGGCCGGGCTGCCGACCCGGCGCCGGCCGACCGCCGCCTTCTGCGCGAACGACCTGCTCGCCCTCGGCCTGCTGCAGCACGCGGTGAGCGCCGGCCTGCGGGTGCCCGACGACCTGGCGATCGTCGGCTTCGACGACATCGACTTCGCGGCCGCCGCGGCGGTCCCGCTGACCTCGGTCCGCCAGCCCCGGCAGGAGCTGGGCCGGACCGCGGCCCGGCTGGTGCTGGACGAGGCCACCAACCCGGACCACGAGCACGAGCAGGCGACCTTCGTGCCGGCGCTGGTCGCCCGCGCGTCGACCGGGGCGCCTCGGCGCTAG